Genomic segment of Clostridiisalibacter paucivorans DSM 22131:
CTCTTCGTTACAAGAGCAGAATACTTTTCTCCCCCTGTGTTAGAATAGTTGTCATATAGATGTTATAATAATTGTGAGTAAAGAAAGGATGACAATCTATATGAAAAATAAGAGCTATAATAAAGAATACATTGAAGATATATTAAGGCAAATATCTCCGCCAATAAATAAAAAAGTATCACAGGTATCTAAGGAAACAGGAGTATCTACAAACACTATCTATGGGTGGAAGAGAAAAGCTAGAATAGAAGGCAAATTAATACCCAATAGTAATCCTAATCGACTTAAGAGATGGAGAAAAGAAGATAAACT
This window contains:
- a CDS encoding transposase encodes the protein MKNKSYNKEYIEDILRQISPPINKKVSQVSKETGVSTNTIYGWKRKARIEGKLIPNSNPNRLKRWRKEDKL